In Populus alba chromosome 1, ASM523922v2, whole genome shotgun sequence, a single window of DNA contains:
- the LOC118063566 gene encoding heavy metal-associated isoprenylated plant protein 47, whose amino-acid sequence MKQKIVMEVSMNSSKHRTRAMKIAAVANGVNSVEIEGTDKVVVIGDGVDSVKLARALKKQFGHVMIVSVKEEKEEEEEEEEEEKDVLYWPYNYTHHYPAPLVYENIYSPSLPPTCSIL is encoded by the exons ATGAAG CAAAAAATAGTTATGGAGGTATCGATGAACTCCAGCAAACACAGAACGAGGGCTATGAAGATTGCTGCGGTCGCAAACG GTGTGAATTCTGTGGAGATAGAAGGGACAGACAAAGTTGTGGTGATTGGGGATGGAGTTGACTCGGTTAAGCTAGCCCGTGCCCTCAAGAAACAATTTGGGCATGTTATGATAGTGAGTgtcaaagaagagaaagaagaggaagaagaggaagaagaggaagagaaagacGTGCTGTATTGGCCATATAATTACACTCATCACTATCCTGCACCTCTGGTGTACGAAAACATTTACTCTCCATCCCTACCACCTACTTGTTCCATCCTTTGA
- the LOC118063565 gene encoding heavy metal-associated isoprenylated plant protein 47: MKQKIVMEVSMNSSKHRTRAMKIAAVANGVNSVELEGTDKVVVIGDGVDSVKLARALKKKFGHVMIASVKEEKEEKKEEEKEVLYWPYNYSHHYPAPLVYEDIYSPSQPPTCSIL; this comes from the exons ATGAAG CAAAAAATAGTTATGGAGGTATCGATGAACTCCAGCAAACACAGAACGAGGGCTATGAAGATTGCTGCGGTCGCAAACG GTGTGAATTCTGTGGAACTAGAAGGGACAGACAAAGTTGTGGTGATTGGGGACGGAGTTGACTCGGTTAAGCTAGCCCGTGCCCTCAAGAAAAAATTTGGGCATGTTATGATAGCGAGTgtcaaagaagagaaagaagagaagaaagaggaagagaaagaggTGCTGTATTGGCCATATAATTACTCTCATCACTATCCTGCACCTCTGGTGTACGAAGACATTTACTCTCCATCCCAACCACCTACTTGTTCCATCCTTTGA